Part of the Rhipicephalus sanguineus isolate Rsan-2018 chromosome 5, BIME_Rsan_1.4, whole genome shotgun sequence genome is shown below.
ctttctttcttttgtaaaaACTACAAAACACTTTTTTAATCAATTCTGCGGAAACCTGCGAGATTGGAAAAGTGTTGTGAAAGAAAAAGTTTGCATCCAACCCCTATCAATCTTCGAGCCAAAGTACCTGGACTAGGACgagttttattttttcttatcaaCTGCGATCGTGAACGTCTTCCTGCAAACTTATGCTACTTCCTACTTGGTCCAGATacgtttgtttgtcttttttttccacgCCAAGTATATCCGGTGAAAACTTTTAGTTTGCTACATTCGTAACTCTCGTATAACAAAACATTGAAAAAAAGCGTTTGTTTCATAGAAAAAGGTACCAATATTCAATTCGTCATTCTTAACTATAGCCCTTGTTCTAAGTGGACGTAGTTAGGACTATAGTTATTAGATAAGCTTTGTGAGTTCACGTTGTCGTAGCCACTCTGCCTTCCTGCATATCCTTGACAAATGAGAGAGGAGTATCGGTTCTACAGGTGTGCATTGTGCTATGCTGAATTCCAGTTCTAATGCAATTTCGATGTGTTTGGCTAACAACATTGTCTTTACGATAAATATCATACGGAAATGCGCGCCCCTTACGCAAGGGATCAAACTACCTGAAGCTGTACAGCCATAGCAATTATTTTCTAGCTTGGCTCTACAGATTGCAAACGCTGTCCATTTATCCCTAATAATGTTATCATTTGTTACACAACCGCTGTTTTCTTCTAATAACGATGAAGCGTAGTTTCTGCCTCTTGGCGTGCATTGTTCAATATCTTGCACGATCTCGCTAAGCGAGATGTCTAAGAGAATCCACGTCCTGGCTTTTTGGCTCAataaacataaaaagaaatttcGCGTATTCGAAAAGTGTCAACTACAGCATCTTCTACTCAAATAGTTACTTCGCCTTCAAACTAATTATGCGGAAACGGCAGAAATCTATTGCGGTTACATTCTCTTTGATACGCGCTCTTACATAACGTTATGAACGCACGAATATTAACGTGCGTGAACAGCACAACTTGAATCTCTAGACAAGCTGATGGCGTTATGTTCgtaccaaaaaataaaaaataaagcgaGATGTCTTGCCCCTTGTTCAATTCTTTTCCAATAATGCATTTACAAGTTCGTAATATTCAACCGACTCGCCTACATACGCGTGAAGACCAGCTTTCATCTTAAAAAGGTCAATAAGTATTAGGCGAAACGATATGCGTGAGCCGGGAACAGTTCAGTACTCGCTCACAGCTCGCCTCACTCGCATTCAACCTGCCAATAGGTATGGACGGCAAGACATGTATCACTCTAGTTAGACTAATTTGTGAGTACACGATGATGCTCATGGGTATGCCTGAAGCACAGAACCACTCACGAATTGAGCGGCTTTATTACTGTTTTGAAATAACAGAGATGTGTAAATGAAGGAAAACATTTTTTGCGCATCGCAGTTTACCCTCTTCGTCACCCGTACGCCATGTCCCCTTCGACGCTGGTGGCCATGCTGATGGTGCTGGTGGCCTCTGCTTCCGTCTCGATGGCCAACATGGGCGAAAGCCAGAAGCCCAACATGCCGCACGTCTTCCAGAACGAGAAACAGCTCTCCCAGTACCTGCAGGCACTCGACGACTACTACCTGTTGCTCGGAAAGCCAAGGTTGGTCGCAGTTGCACTCACGCCGCTGGTCTTATACTCGAAAGATCAGATTTTAGAAGTCTCACCGCGgcgctctcccctccccctccttcccCACGTCGGTCAAGTACGAAAGACAGCAAGCTTCGCAATAgacgcaaaaataaaaatgaagcgattACGTGCTCCTCGCAGCGACTTGCTTTTGGTCCACGGCTTTTTGGGTTAACAGTGGAAAGTAAACGTTCTTTGAATGCACTATCAGTGGCATTAACCCTTCacgttaaacaatgacgggacagcaCCGATAGAGTAAAGGTAGGCGGTAGACTTGGCGTCCCCCATgacccccccttgcgcacgcctatgctcttgGGAACAGAACAGAACTTGCATTTCTgaagaccagaaattcaaagcaCTGCAGAACTTCGGACGAAGTGGGCGTTCAGTACAGAGGCAAGCAGTATTTAATAATAAATGTGCGATAGCACGAAGAGGTAAAGGGCGACGCGGGAAGTATGAGGAGTGACTCTATTGTCGCAGCATATGCAGCATTTTTACGTACATTCATTATTAGCAACCGCCCCTCACGTGACTTCCCTTTGTCGTTTTCCAGGTTTGGGAGAAGCTTCCAGGACAGCAATGAAGTCAGACGATGGAACTTGCCGTATTCGGAATTACTTCGAACAGTGTGACACTCAATGGACACCGGAAGAAGATGACACTGAGCCAACCACATCGAATGATAAAATAAACTGGATCGATTAAATATATCTGCTTTGCATTATTTTTCCTTGTCCTCTTGAACACTTTGCCGCCGTGCAA
Proteins encoded:
- the LOC119393942 gene encoding pro-neuropeptide Y-like, encoding MSPSTLVAMLMVLVASASVSMANMGESQKPNMPHVFQNEKQLSQYLQALDDYYLLLGKPRFGRSFQDSNEVRRWNLPYSELLRTV